Proteins from a genomic interval of Onychostoma macrolepis isolate SWU-2019 chromosome 17, ASM1243209v1, whole genome shotgun sequence:
- the foxa1 gene encoding hepatocyte nuclear factor 3-alpha: MLGAVKMEGHETPDWSSYYNDAQEVYSPMTNSSMNAGLSSMNNMNSYMGMSTSGNMTSSSFNMSYANPALSAGLSPGTMAGMPPGAPGAMNGMSGGVSTMGTALSPSNLNAMTAQHSSMNALNPYSSMSPTMSSMTYAQPNLNRARDNKTFRRSYPHAKPPYSYISLITMAIQQAPSKMLTLSEIYQWIMDLFPYYRQNQQRWQNSIRHSLSFNDCFVKVSRSPDKPGKGSYWALHPDSGNMFENGCYLRRQKRFKCDKKLSDGKRSDGKREQSSGSGSPASDSTSSKPGHMDSSSITSSNQSSSPPRLEHRSASTAGSELKSTGPQVHPVSTSLSSLHSMAHEPQLHLKGDPHYSFNHPFSINNLMSSSEQQHKLELKAYEQALQYSSYGSGMSSSLPMAGRASMDPSALEASYYQGVYSRPVLNTS, encoded by the exons ATGTTGGGCGCAGTGAAAATGGAAGGACACGAAACTCCAGACTGGAGCAGCTACTATAATGATGCACAAGAG gtcTATTCTCCCATGACGAACAGCAGCATGAACGCTGGGCTGAGCTCCATGAATAACATGAACAGTTACATGGGCATGTCCACCAGTGGGAATATGACTTCCAGTTCTTTCAACATGTCCTACGCGAACCCCGCGCTGAGTGCGGGACTTAGCCCAGGCACCATGGCCGGGATGCCCCCGGGTGCCCCCGGCGCCATGAACGGGATGAGCGGCGGCGTGTCGACCATGGGCACCGCGCTCAGCCCGTCTAACCTGAACGCCATGACGGCTCAGCACAGCTCCATGAACGCTCTGAACCCGTACTCCAGCATGAGCCCCACCATGAGCTCCATGACATACGCGCAGCCCAACCTGAACCGGGCCAGAGACAACAAGACTTTCAGGAGAAGTTACCCGCACGCTAAGCCGCCCTACTCCTACATCTCCCTCATCACAATGGCCATCCAGCAAGCTCCCAGCAAAATGCTTACCTTAAGTGAGATTTACCAGTGGATAATGGACCTGTTCCCCTACTACCGTCAGAACCAGCAGAGGTGGCAGAACTCCATCAGGCACTCGTTGTCTTTTAACGACTGCTTCGTCAAAGTGTCCCGGTCGCCCGACAAGCCGGGAAAGGGCTCCTACTGGGCTCTGCACCCTGATTCTGGGAATATGTTTGAGAATGGCTGTTACCTGCGAAGACAGAAGCGCTTTAAATGCGACAAAAAGTTGTCGGACGGAAAGAGGTCAGACGGAAAGCGAGAGCAGTCGAGCGGCTCGGGCTCGCCGGCCAGCGACAGCACCAGCAGCAAACCTGGCCACATGGACTCGAGCTCCATAACCTCCTCGAACCAGTCGTCCAGTCCTCCCAGGTTAGAGCACAGGAGCGCTAGCACCGCCGGCTCTGAACTGAAGAGCACCGGCCCACAGGTGCACCCCGTGTCCACGTCCCTGTCCTCGCTGCACTCTATGGCCCACGAACCCCAGCTGCACCTCAAAGGAGACCCCCATTACTCCTTCAACCACCCGTTTTCCATCAATAATTTAATGTCCTCTTCAGAGCAACAGCATAAACTGGAATTGAAAGCGTATGAACAAGCGTTGCAATATTCCTCATATGGCTCAGGGATGTCTTCCAGTTTGCCCATGGCCGGGAGAGCCAGCATGGACCCTTCGGCTTTAGAGGCCTCTTACTACCAAGGTGTGTATTCCAGGCCTGTTCTTAATACATCTTAG